A genome region from Oscillospiraceae bacterium includes the following:
- the der gene encoding ribosome biogenesis GTPase Der: MKKPIIAIVGRPNVGKSQLFNRLVGRKLSIVEDTPGVTRDRLYADIQWRGKDIALADTGGIEPKVKDGMLKFMREQAQIAIDTADVIVMLVDLQTGVTAADQDVAVMLQRSGKPVILAVNKADRPGHTDPLVFEFYNLGLGEPHPISAMHGLGVGDLLDACFDLLPQSDAPDEDDDIIAVAIIGKPNVGKSSLLNKIIGEERVIVSDVAGTTRDAVDTPYADETGQYTLIDTAGMRRKSRIDDDIEYYSVLRTVMAVERADVSLIMIDATEGVTEQDTKVAGLAHNNGKPAIIVVNKWDLIEKDDKTMSKMRAEIAEAFKFMKYAPIHFISALTGQRIPKIFQLVRTVYEQSRRRVTTGALNDMLSHATARLQPPSDKGRRLKVFYVTQVDISPPTFVMFCNDARLFHFSYRRYLENNIRETFGLNHTPIKIITRSKTDDTGGD, translated from the coding sequence GTGAAAAAACCGATTATCGCCATTGTTGGGCGACCAAATGTAGGAAAAAGCCAGTTGTTTAATCGACTTGTTGGGCGAAAATTGTCTATTGTGGAAGACACGCCGGGCGTGACGCGTGACCGTTTGTATGCCGATATCCAGTGGCGTGGCAAGGACATTGCGCTGGCTGATACCGGTGGTATTGAGCCTAAGGTCAAAGATGGCATGCTTAAGTTTATGCGTGAGCAGGCACAAATTGCCATCGATACGGCTGACGTGATTGTGATGCTGGTCGATTTGCAGACAGGCGTGACAGCGGCCGATCAAGATGTTGCTGTCATGTTGCAACGGTCGGGTAAGCCTGTGATATTGGCAGTCAACAAGGCCGATAGGCCGGGGCATACCGATCCATTGGTATTTGAATTCTATAATCTAGGATTGGGTGAGCCGCATCCCATTTCAGCGATGCACGGTTTGGGTGTGGGTGATTTGCTGGACGCTTGTTTTGATTTGCTGCCGCAGTCAGATGCGCCGGACGAAGATGACGATATAATCGCCGTGGCGATTATCGGTAAGCCCAATGTGGGTAAGTCGTCGTTGCTCAACAAAATTATCGGCGAAGAGCGCGTCATTGTCAGTGATGTTGCTGGCACGACGCGTGATGCCGTCGATACGCCGTATGCCGACGAAACGGGACAGTATACATTGATTGACACCGCTGGGATGCGCCGCAAGTCGCGTATTGATGATGATATTGAATATTACAGTGTATTGCGCACTGTGATGGCTGTCGAACGCGCTGATGTATCGCTGATTATGATTGACGCAACTGAAGGTGTCACAGAACAAGACACAAAGGTTGCGGGGTTGGCGCACAACAACGGAAAGCCTGCGATTATTGTTGTCAATAAATGGGATTTAATTGAAAAAGACGATAAGACGATGAGTAAAATGCGCGCCGAAATTGCTGAGGCATTCAAGTTTATGAAATACGCGCCCATTCATTTTATCTCAGCATTGACAGGGCAGCGAATACCGAAAATCTTTCAATTGGTGCGTACAGTATATGAACAGAGCCGCCGTCGTGTCACGACAGGTGCGCTCAACGATATGCTCAGCCACGCTACGGCGCGGCTGCAACCGCCGTCCGACAAAGGGCGCAGGCTAAAAGTCTTCTACGTTACACAGGTTGACATTTCGCCACCGACATTTGTGATGTTCTGCAACGATGCGCGATTGTTTCATTTTTCGTACAGGCGGTATCTTGAGAATAACATTCGAGAGACATTCGGGTTAAATCACACGCCAATTAAAATCATTACAAGGTC
- a CDS encoding glycoside hydrolase family 27 protein, with amino-acid sequence MMPLAKTPPMGWNSWNTFGWNISEGLIKETAQAFEDRGLKAAGYEYLVLDDCWSLRQRNADGKLVADPEKFPNGMKALSDCLHGRELKFGLYSCAGVLTCAEYPGSFEHEFADAQTFAEWGVDFLKYDYCNRPLNHDGKILYRRMAMALRNCGRDILFSACNWGHHEVEKWIRSSGAHMWRSTGDIVDNWESVKSIAKSQIGKECHGAPYCHNDMDMLVVGMRDNGTFVGGGGCTDEQYRTHFSLWCMMNSPLMIGCDVRNMSDEAQAILTNAELIALNQDPEGRQPYVTRHWDWDDAGAHTFVKPLHDGSYAIGLFNLDDMSTKASVQFWDMGLPVASGYGFKLRDLWAREEVGVVKEGMNMQIDAYSCKVYRAELVKV; translated from the coding sequence ATGATGCCACTTGCAAAAACACCGCCGATGGGCTGGAACTCATGGAACACATTTGGCTGGAATATCTCGGAAGGCTTAATTAAGGAAACGGCGCAAGCCTTTGAAGACAGGGGCTTAAAAGCCGCGGGATATGAGTACCTCGTGTTGGACGATTGCTGGTCGTTGCGTCAACGCAATGCTGATGGTAAACTGGTTGCCGACCCGGAGAAATTCCCCAATGGCATGAAGGCATTGAGCGACTGTCTGCACGGACGTGAGCTGAAATTCGGGCTGTATTCCTGCGCGGGTGTGCTGACGTGTGCCGAGTACCCGGGTAGTTTTGAGCATGAGTTTGCTGACGCGCAAACTTTTGCCGAGTGGGGCGTTGATTTTCTGAAATATGATTATTGCAACCGCCCGCTCAACCATGACGGTAAGATTTTATATCGTCGCATGGCGATGGCGTTACGCAACTGCGGGCGCGATATTTTGTTCAGTGCCTGTAACTGGGGTCATCATGAAGTGGAAAAGTGGATTCGTTCGTCGGGCGCGCATATGTGGCGGTCGACTGGCGATATTGTTGACAACTGGGAGTCGGTTAAATCCATTGCTAAAAGCCAAATCGGCAAAGAATGTCATGGCGCGCCGTATTGCCACAACGACATGGATATGCTTGTGGTCGGAATGCGTGACAATGGCACGTTTGTAGGTGGCGGGGGATGCACCGATGAACAGTATCGTACGCACTTTTCACTGTGGTGCATGATGAATTCGCCATTGATGATTGGCTGTGACGTGCGCAATATGAGCGACGAGGCACAAGCGATTTTGACCAATGCCGAGTTAATTGCACTCAACCAAGACCCTGAGGGACGACAGCCTTATGTCACACGGCACTGGGATTGGGATGACGCCGGGGCGCATACTTTTGTCAAGCCATTGCATGACGGTAGTTATGCAATCGGGCTTTTCAATCTTGACGATATGTCGACTAAGGCATCAGTACAGTTTTGGGATATGGGATTGCCTGTTGCATCGGGTTACGGATTCAAATTGCGTGACTTGTGGGCGCGTGAAGAGGTCGGCGTGGTTAAAGAGGGTATGAATATGCAAATCGATGCGTATAGTTGTAAAGTTTATCGTGCCGAGTTGGTAAAAGTTTAA